One window of Papaver somniferum cultivar HN1 chromosome 9, ASM357369v1, whole genome shotgun sequence genomic DNA carries:
- the LOC113313540 gene encoding adenylyl-sulfate kinase 3-like, which translates to MSTVGNSTNIFWHECGVGKLDRQKLLNQKGCVVWITGLSGAGKSTVACSLGRELHNRGKLTYVLDGDNVRHGLNKNLGFSAEDRAENIRRVGEVAKLFADAGLICIASLISPYRKDRDACRALLQDDNFIEVFMNTSLEVCEERDAKGLYKLARAGKIKGFTGIDDPYEPPLNCEIEIQQQNAENCPSPSAMAGQIASYLEDKGFLHDN; encoded by the exons ATGTCTACAGTAGGAAATTCTACAAATATTTTCTGGCATGAATGCGGGGTTGGAAAACTTGACAGGCAGAAGCTGCTAAATCAGAAGGGATGTGTTGTATGGATTACGGGTCTTAGCGGAGCAG GAAAAAGTACGGTAGCATGCTCACTAGGTAGAGAACTACACAACAGAGGAAAGCTCACATACGTGCTTGATGGTGACAATGTTAGACATGGTTTGAACAAGAATCTTGGGTTTTCAGCGGAAGATCGTGCAGAAAATATACGTAGGGTCG GGGAAGTAGCAAAGCTCTTTGCTGATGCAGGCTTAATATGTATTGCTAGTTTAATTTCTCCATACAGAAAGGATCGCGATGCTTGCCGTGCTTTATTGCAagatgataattttatcgag GTTTTTATGAATACGTCTCTAGAAGTTTGTGAGGAAAGGGATGCAAAAGGCCTCTACAAGCTTGCACGTGCTGGGAAAATTAAAG GTTTTACAGGGATAGATGATCCATATGAACCACCTCTGAATTGTGAG ATAGAAATACAGCAACAAAATGCTGAAAATTGCCCAAGTCCAAGTGCCATGGCAGGACAAATTGCATCTTATTTGGAGGATAAGGGTTTTCTGCATGATAATTGA